One region of Athene noctua chromosome 18, bAthNoc1.hap1.1, whole genome shotgun sequence genomic DNA includes:
- the LOC141967896 gene encoding uncharacterized protein LOC141967896 isoform X2: MAPLSLSQLLDVAIGTPEVGAVNFTALYSLLQAVLGHLGLEDLPALGCDQPPEAPLRAEGAQGRGPGTELLTPSRDPLQGTVSTPCDASTAADMGQMKTKIEENKSSISKAVALSQDLLEEIGRTKAAQSRMEEDIRTIQETLGMGNLQDAAGQLPALRDQTALDSDVVRPHAHPDPAPGWRQLHPRGTSARSPSVSGHGPGGGQCSCGSHPTWLRGQG; encoded by the exons atggccccgctcagcctgtcccagctgctggacGTCGCCATCGGGACGCCCGAGGTCGGGGCCGTCAACTTCACGGCGCTGtacagcctgctgcaggctgtgctggggcacctgggcctggaggacctgcctgccctggggtgcGATCAGCCCCCCGAGGCACCCCTCAGAGCAgaaggggcacagggcagaggcccaggcacagagctgctgacccCCTCGAGGGACCCGCTGCAGGGGACCGTGAGCACCCCATGTGATGCCTCCACGGCTGCCGACATGggacagatgaaaacaaagattgaagagaacaagagcagcatctccaag GCCGTAGCTCTTTCCCAGGATCTCCTCGAGGAGATCGGCAGGACGAAGGCGGCGCAGTCCCGCATGGAAGAGGACATCCGGACGATCCAGGAGACGCTTGGCAtg GGGAATCTCCAGGATGCTGCCGGCCAGCTGCCGGCCCTCCGTGACCAGACAGCGTTGGACAGTGACGTGGTACGGCCCCACGCACACCCGGATCCTGCTCCAGGATGGAGGCAGCTGCATCCCCGAGGCACCAGTGCACGCAGTCCCTCCGTGTCAGGTCatgggcccggggggggtcagtgctCCTGTGGGTCCCACCCCACCTGGCTACGTGGCCAGGGTTGA
- the LOC141967867 gene encoding phosphoribosyl pyrophosphate synthase-associated protein 1-like, whose product MMAKEKPPITVVGDVGGRIAIVVDDIIDDVESFVAAAEFLKERGAYKIFVMATHGLLSADAPRLIEESSIDEVVVTNTVPHEVQKLQCPKIKTVDISLILSEAIRRIHNGESMAYLFRNITVDD is encoded by the exons atgATGGCCAAGGAGAAACCGCCAATAACTGTGGTTGGAGACGTTGGAGGAAGAATTGCCATCGTTGTG GATGACATCATCGATGATGTGGAAAGCTTTGTAGCTGCTGCAGAGTTCCTGAAAGAGCGTGGAGCCTACAAGATTTTTGTGATGGCTACTCACGGGCTCCTGTCAGCAGATGCCCCCCGTCTCATAGAGGAATCCTCCATCGATGAG GTGGTAGTGACCAACACAGTTCCTCACGAGGTACAGAAGCTGCAGTGCCCCAAGATAAAGACGGTGGATATCAGTTTGATTCTCTCTGAAGCCATCCGACGAATCCACAATGGCGAGTCCATGGCCTATCTCTTTCGCAACATCACTGTCGATGACTAG
- the LOC141968035 gene encoding glutamine-rich protein 2-like → MGTPWAGGSLYSEPGLKGETPSLTACPLGPHLDKESIASILADLQGRVSSLQGLTSDLQGEKGKIRQLEDALGKLEVAGATWKGDVSNQITLQLGSTLQEIKYKLKELEEQQQMTKATLEQLVAKTADKPQEQLGELRATVSSTGQEQAEVQAACPVCSTDLSKQVGQLLQRYEKLQDLVDDFMSRQAVGKVVRQLPGRSQQDEELLKRIQATITQVQGDYEKLSSVTESLLNDRHQKQKDIEALFRSLERLEKEKADKEDLVLGIDVKAVKTALAGKVSRAQFEASMERQREMIQEMLSRVTGQEQGWHQVQQQLSEEMDSKLDRLELGPFRQQLEEHCRSILEQLEEKAPLTEADDAAGTKKQVLAHFHCLSCDRPLSVLVPAPHIVANPYMPPLPPNFAGRSHAVPEVEQTPQHSHRELAAECGYPSVPRRCGGRHTLTHPLQRCPCPQPLPPGALRPLQPQTLLPTKHDEMELLGQDGHVYRGRRGRQLSERIQRG, encoded by the exons atggggacaccctgggctggaggctcgttgTACTCAGAGCCTGGCCTCAAAGGTGAGACCCCCTCACTGACAGCGTGTCCCCTTGGACCACATCTAGACAAGGAGAGCATCGCCAGCATCCTGGCCGACCTCCAGGGCCGGGTGTCCTCGCTTCAGGGCCTGACCAGCGACCTGCAGGGCGAGAAAGGGAAG atcaggcagctggaagatgcccttggaaagctggaggtagcTGGAGCCACCTGGAAAGGGGACGTCAGCAACCAGATCACCCTGCAACTGGG gtccacactgcaggagataaagtataagctgaaggagctggaagaacagcagcagatgaccaaggccacgctggagcagttggtGGCCAAGACAGCTGACAAGCCGCAGGAGCAG ctgggTGAGCTGAGGGCGACCGTGTCAagcacggggcaggagcaggcagaggtgcaggcagcgtgccccgtctgcagcacagacctcagcaagcaggtggggcagctcctccagcgctACGAGAAGCTCCAGGACCTGGTGGACGACTTCATGTCGCGGCAGGCGGTGGGCAAGGTGGTGAggcagctgccagggaggagcCAG CAGGACGAGGAGCTGCTGAAGCGCATCCAGGCCACCATCACGCAGGTGCAAGGGGACTACGAGAAGCTCAGCTCTGTCACCGAGAGCCTCCTGAATGACCGgcaccagaagcagaaagatatcGAG GCTCTGTTCCGGtccctggagaggctggagaaggagaaagccGACAAGGAAGACCTTGTGCTGGGAATTGACGTG aAGGCAGTCAAAACCGCCCTGGCCGGCAAAGTGAGTCGCGCCCAGTTTGAGGCAAGCATGGAGCGGCAGCGTGAGATGATCCAGGAGATGCTGAGCCGGgtgacggggcaggagcagggctggcaccaggtccagcagcagctcagtgaagagaTGGACTCCAAG CTGGACCGCCTGGAGCTGGGCCCTttccggcagcagctggaggagcactgcaggagcatccTGGAGCAGCTCGAGGAGAAGGCGCCGCTGACGGAGGCTGACGATGCAGCTGGGACGAAGAA gcaggtgctggcCCATTTCCACTGCTTGTCCTGCGACCGGCCCCTCAGCGTGCTGGTGCCTGCCCC gcacatcgTGGCCAACCCATAcatgccaccgctgccccccaacTTTGCCGGGCGCTCCCATGCTGTCCCTGAGGTGgagcaaacaccacagcacagccacag GGAGCTGGCGGCTGAGTGTGGGTACCCCAGCGTGCCACGGCGCTGCGGGGGCCGGCACACCCTCACCCacccgctgcagcgctgcccgtgcccccagcccctcccgcccggcgccctgcggccgctccagccccaaaccctgctccccaccaag cacgacGAGATGGAGCTGTTGGGCCAGGATGGCCACGTCTacaggggccggcggggcaggcAGCTGTCT GAGAGGATCCAgcgggggtga
- the LOC141967896 gene encoding uncharacterized protein LOC141967896 isoform X1 has translation MAPLSLSQLLDVAIGTPEVGAVNFTALYSLLQAVLGHLGLEDLPALGCDQPPEAPLRAEGAQGRGPGTELLTPSRDPLQGTVSTPCDASTAADMGQMKTKIEENKSSISKAVALSQDLLEEIGRTKAAQSRMEEDIRTIQETLGMGNLQDAAGQLPALRDQTALDSDVVRPHAHPDPAPGWRQLHPRGTSARSPSVSAKSEGKAEPLPGPGGGEQHGALGGAGGLPGGQQSRRRRRRRRRRRRSRSVGGECWGIPAVGAGLSRTAAPSASSCCAPRALSGGLLSTCLPCASRREAGPGTGRARAALRLPQQRPPHRLCH, from the exons atggccccgctcagcctgtcccagctgctggacGTCGCCATCGGGACGCCCGAGGTCGGGGCCGTCAACTTCACGGCGCTGtacagcctgctgcaggctgtgctggggcacctgggcctggaggacctgcctgccctggggtgcGATCAGCCCCCCGAGGCACCCCTCAGAGCAgaaggggcacagggcagaggcccaggcacagagctgctgacccCCTCGAGGGACCCGCTGCAGGGGACCGTGAGCACCCCATGTGATGCCTCCACGGCTGCCGACATGggacagatgaaaacaaagattgaagagaacaagagcagcatctccaag GCCGTAGCTCTTTCCCAGGATCTCCTCGAGGAGATCGGCAGGACGAAGGCGGCGCAGTCCCGCATGGAAGAGGACATCCGGACGATCCAGGAGACGCTTGGCAtg GGGAATCTCCAGGATGCTGCCGGCCAGCTGCCGGCCCTCCGTGACCAGACAGCGTTGGACAGTGACGTGGTACGGCCCCACGCACACCCGGATCCTGCTCCAGGATGGAGGCAGCTGCATCCCCGAGGCACCAGTGCACGCAGTCCCTCCGTGTCAG caaaatctgaaggaaaggctgagcctCTACCCGGCCCCGGAGGAGGTGAGCAACATGGtgcgctgggaggtgctggaggattgcctggtgggcagcaaagcaggaggaggaggagaaggaggaggagaaggagaaggtcgAGGTCTGTCGGTGGTGAGTGCTGGGGCatcccagctgtgggagcaggactgagcaggaCCGCAGCCCCCAGCGCCTCCAGCTGCTGCGCACCCCGGGCCCTCAGCGGAggtttactcagcacttgtcttccttgtgcatcccgccgggaggcaggacctggcactggcagagccagggcagctcttcGGCTGCCCCAACAGAGACCTCCTCATCGTCTATGCCACTGA